The DNA segment ATAGGCGCTATATGTAGCAGCTTATTGTTGTACTTACAAAGTAAAAATATTAGTCTAATCTATTACTAGTATTAGGGCATAAGGTGCGATATTTTTAACCCCTTTCCAACACGGGAAGGGGTTATGTTTTATGTATCTCACCTTTACTTAGTGCGATCGCACCTACTTAGAGGCTATCCTTTGACAATGGAACTGATTAAGGATAATCAAAAACCACACGACCGCCTGGCCGCCAGTCGCAATGGATGAAACCTCGGTGCATTCCTCTACCTAGTCCTGTACAGTCAGAAGCACGGCAAATTTGTAAGAGTTTGCCAAAATTACCATCTACAGGAGCAATATCCAAAGCTAGACCGTTAATATGCTGCGAAAAACGAGCGCCACCTATGCGACGATTCACAGCAGATGTACGATAGGCGGAATTAATGGAAATTGGGCTATCGTATTTATCTCGAATTTTGCCAAAGCCTCTGGCTGCTTTGATAATGTTGTTAATAATTGTTTTCGATTCGGGATTTCTTTGGGGGTCACATCCCTTAGTGATTTCTCCCCAAGTTAAGGGAATACCCGCCACCACCAATTCATTTTCGTAAACTGTTTCTCCAGTCACCAACCTTAAGGAACGTCCAGTTTTAGTTCCTAATGTTGATGCAGGTAAAGGTGTGAGTATTCGAGTTTGTTCTTCATTAGTTTGATGGTCTTCGGCAATCTCTAGTAATGTAGCCGCAGTAGTCGGCCCCAATAAATCAGGGGAATCTAGCCAAACGCTCTCTTTAAATTCTGCAAATGCTTTTTGGGTGAGATTACCAGCAATGCCGTCAACACTACCTTTATAAAGTCCCTTCTTATTCAGTAGGGTTTGAATTTCTTTGATAATATCAGTATCAGCTTCGCTAATCTTAACAGTACTATTACTGGCTTGAAATTTCTCTAAGCTAGAAAATTCTACGGTAGATTCTGCCATGAATACATCTCCTTGGGTAATGAATCGAAGTATTACTGCTTCAGAGTTTTTCTCTTGCTGTTTAATGTGGTGATAAAGAACTACAATTCCCTCGGTCAAATTTCCAATAAGACAAGATTACTCATTGGAAAAAGTCATACAAAGCCATGTAGGCGGGTATAGCTGCGCTTAGGGTAGTAGTAGGAGTTGAGCAGCGTATTGAATAAATAAGCCTTAGTCCCTTTATATACTAGTAGTTTTGACTAGTCATCTAGTATAACTCTGTAAAATAAAATCGCAAATAATTAGTAAAAATGATACCAGGTTTAATTATTTTATTGATATATGAATGAACATCAGAACTTAGGAAAATAACTGATTTTCCAGGCATCTGTCACCTTATTTCTACAAATGGGTATTATCTAATTCAGTTATATTTAGAATAATGATATTGTGATAAATAGTACATTAGTAGCTAAAACACATAATTATTTCCTGATTTTGTATTAAAATTTATTAATAGAAATTGTCGATATCAACTCAAAAGCTGTGACTAGTACACACGTCATCAAGGACATCTGCATGAAAAGAATTATCTGGTATCCCCTGATGAGTGCTTTACTAATAGG comes from the Nostoc sp. PCC 7120 = FACHB-418 genome and includes:
- a CDS encoding D-Ala-D-Ala carboxypeptidase family metallohydrolase, with the translated sequence MAESTVEFSSLEKFQASNSTVKISEADTDIIKEIQTLLNKKGLYKGSVDGIAGNLTQKAFAEFKESVWLDSPDLLGPTTAATLLEIAEDHQTNEEQTRILTPLPASTLGTKTGRSLRLVTGETVYENELVVAGIPLTWGEITKGCDPQRNPESKTIINNIIKAARGFGKIRDKYDSPISINSAYRTSAVNRRIGGARFSQHINGLALDIAPVDGNFGKLLQICRASDCTGLGRGMHRGFIHCDWRPGGRVVFDYP